CTATTAATTTACTGTCTTTTTGCATGCCattgtaatttattattaaattatgttattctGATGCGGAAACATTTAATTCAACTACTTTTTGCTCATTTAGAAGGGGATTCTCTATAACCTTTGCTCATTCAACTTCTGTTTTATTACTCTTCTCTCTTGTCTAAAGGAGCCCCTTAATCTTGACTGGAAAGAATTCTGGCCTGATCTATGTTTCTCATAGTCGAATGCGAGTGTTTGATACGGCTATAAGTCCAACACGGGTATGGTCAGACATTTTTAAGTTTCTTCATGTATGAATTCTCGGAGATCACATACCATTCCCATGTGTTGGACACGAGTACTTAAACAAAAATGAAGTCGGAGCAACATAGCATCTAATCCATATACATCACTTGCTCCTTTTCTAGCCTTTGAGCATACTTAGTAAAAGCATTAATTCTACTCTATTCATACCTTTAGGTATCCATTGCAGCCAAAGAAATTCATGATACTACAATCCGATATGTTAGTTCCAAATTTCACTTGACAGTCTGATAATCTCTCCATTGATCCATTTATTTATATGGTTCACTAGTCTACCACCCCTGCTAAATCGCAAGTAGAAACTTTGTTGGGACCTTAAAAGTTAATTCAGGTTATATAACCATTTATAAGCCGTTCAAGATCAAACATTAATTGACATGATCTATGAAGCGTTGCTTTGTTGGTCAAGTaaagatttcttttctttttaatatatctGCTATGGCATTTTGAGAGGactttgtaatattttaattctcAGTTCTGTCTGAAGTTAGATTTCTTCCATTTTGTAACTATTGTGGATAGATTCTATTCAAGTTCCCTGCCATGTTAGTTGCAAAAATGTTTAGATTCTCCTGCTACCTTGCTTTTGTTTTATACATGGGTGTCGATGAAACTTTAATGTGCTTGAAGCAAGTTACACCTCTCaacttttatttttgctttttgaTCATTGATTGTAAATTTATAATCTAAAATTACCTTTCGTATCTTGAAGGGCATTACTTGAGTGCAACAGCTCAGATGTGGGCTAGCACTCACAATGACACTCTCAAAGAGAAGATGTCAGCCGTTGTGTCTGCGCTTTCTGCCTGTCAGAAGAAAATGGGCACAGGATATCTTTCTGCATTTCCATCGGAACTTTTTGATCGCTTCGAAGCAATAAAACCTGTCTGGGCTCCATACTACACCATTCACAAGGTAGATTCGAGTTCTGCAGTTTGATGTTAAGGAGATGTATGATAACTTCTAACTTGGTCATTTTCACAGATCTTGGCAGGTCTCTTAGATCAATATACATTTGCTAATGATGCTCAAGCTTTAGTTATGACAACATGGATGGTCGAATACTTCTATAATCGTGTTCAGAATGTGATAAGAACGCACACTGTGGAGAGACATTGGTTGTCTCTTAATGAAGAAACTGGTGGTATGAATGATGTCCTCTACAGGTTGTTTGCCATAACGGTGAGTAAACCATTTTGTTTAAGTTCTTCAGCTTCTATCTGAATTCTTTACTTCAACAACGTGGTTTAAATTGTCAGTCTTGGCTTGCTTGTTTTGAGTGTTTACTGGCATATgtaagaaatttgaaatttccATTTAGCACAGCATTCAGAACATAAGAGTTTAACAACCGTGCATAGCATTTCACGTTTTTTAGTGATGTTTGACAAATTACTCACTATCTCAGATAGTTAAAAAATATTGGAAAGCTTACTGGGCTTTCAATGCTTGATGAGAAGCAAGCCTTTGAATGTTCTTAGTATGACATAAGCATTCATTTTGTCAGCTATATGTGTGTCCAACAAACTAATCTAAGCTTATGACTAGATAATCAATTATGAACAAAATATGACTGTGAAAGAAGCAGCACCATGATGGCCTGATATTTGCCTAATATGATGGGTGTGTGCTTTGTGCAAACTGTGATTCTAAAGGCCTTAAAATTTATTCACAAGGAGAAAAAAAAGATTGAGGTCTTGAATTTTCTAAGCTGTAAAACTTGTTATCTAGCATTTTGACTTGATAAAGCTGGCATAATTCTTATCACTGTCTCTCTGAGTGTAGTTGCAGAGTTCTTAGATTAACTTTATGAATTTTATTTGATTGAGTTTTTCATTTTACTTTGTGCAGGGGAACCCAAAGCATTTGTTCTTGGCTCACCTTTTCGACAAACCCTGTTTTCTAGGATTGCTTGCAGTTCAGGTAACTTTCGAGAtttcttttgtttaaaaaaacTGTTGATTCATATATCATTCTACTGTTTCGTATGTATCCTACTGATAAAAATTAGCCCAAAAAAAAATCGGAAGTGTTGGGGCCAGAGAATGAGAATGTTCAGAAATTTGAGATGAAAAGTTTCACAAGAAAAATTGCTCTGAAGTTGAGTACTGAAGTTCCTTCCAGGTGGAACATATTAAGTTCTAATGTTGCAGAAGCAATATGTTCAAGATGACCCAAGACTTTGAATAATGAATTTATGCGAGATTTAGTTTCGTTTAGGGGTTTCTGGTTGATCAAAGTGCGCTCTTATAGTATGCAGGAGGCAGAAATATGACAATGAAGCAAATAGTTATTTTAATACCATGTACTATTATTAACTCCTCGTTTTATAGGCTGATGATATATCGGGGTTCCATGCCAATACGCACATTCCTATTGTTATTGGATCTCAAATGCGGTATGAAGTGACCGGTGATCCACTTTACAAGGTAAATAGCTTGATATGCTTTATTCCTAAACTGGGATTGATTGAAAACAAACGTGATTTCAATACTGTGTTAAGACATCCAATGTAGAATAAATTCCTTAAACATAGTAATGGGGATATAACACCATTTTTGCCCATTGCGCTACTGATTTCTGGATGCTGTTGCTGCATATGTAATTTTCTTGTTGTGCTATGAGAGGCTTGTATAATTATTCTtggcatttctttttctttggtttagGGGTTCTCGATTTAATGCCGTCACTACCTTGTCTTTTCTCTAATGATTTAAATTGTACTGAAGGTGGTTTTGAATACTTCTTTAAACATTCtaattgcttcttcttcttcttcttttcttattttgtGATGCCAGACAATATCAGCATTCTTTATGGACATTGTTAATTCTTCTCATAGCTATGCAACAGGAGGAACATCAGTCAGCGAGTTCTGGTACTAACTTGTCGTTTTCAAGATCGCATTTTCTGTTCTTCTATCAAATAATCTTTCCTTTCACTTGGTGCCAATTTGGTCTCCTAATTTTTAGTTTAGAACAATAGTTGAAGCTTTATCTAATTACTTTTGTTCCTTCCATTGCTGATCTATTCTGTTGTGATTCTGTATTTCCCTATGAGAAGGTCAGATCCAAAACGACTGGCAAGCACATTACAGACTGAGAATGAAGAATCATGCACAACTTATAACATGCTCAAGGTTTGTCCATTGCTCTTTCAATCTATGAATTTCATGCTGGATCTTAGTTATTTTGGGGTCCTGAAAGATTTTGATCAATCGCAATATCAAAACAATTTTATGTGGGGATATAGAAATGAAAACCTTTTTTTGGCGGTTTCAGGTCTCTCGCCACCTATTTAGATGGACAAAAGAAGTGGCATATGCAGATTACTATGAACGGGCCCTCACAAATGGTGTACTAGGCATCCAAAGGGGGACAGAACCTGGAGTGATGATTTACATGCTACCACAAGGTCGTGGAGTCTCAAAGGCTGTAAGCTACCACAAGTGGGGAACGCCATTTAATTCGTTTTGGTGCTGCTATGGTACAGGTTAGGGTTCATTGCCCATATTTAACTATGCCTTCCATGATAAATGAACTGCAGTGAACTTTTCTCCGACCATTATGGCCATAGATGCATATTCTGCAGTTCTTCCCATCATGTAATAGTTTTCCTTCTTGTTCCCTCGGCAGGAATTGAATCGTTTTCCAAGTTAGGAGATTCTATATATTTcgaagaggaagggagcgtccCTAGCCTTTACATTATCCAATATGTATCAAGTACTCTAGATTGGAAATCAGGAAAAATTGTGCTCAACCAGAAAGTTGATCCTGTTGTTTCTTCAGATCCATACCTTCATGTGACGTTGACTTCCTCTTCGAAAGAGGTACTTGAAACAACAAATTCATTTCATGGTCCAAGCATGTCTTCATTGCATGTATGTtcccttttaaattattttatatggaTTAAAGAAACTTGCGAAATGCAGTGATCAAACATGGCTCCTGTCTTCTGGTTGGacttaatgtttatattattagCTTCTGTACATATTTTATTAAGGCTTCACATCATAGAGAAAAAGAAAGACTTTTCAGTTTCATCAAGTGTATGACTAATTGCACTTAACTCTTTATGTGGAATGGAAACACGGAAAGATCATTCAGAACCTGATTTGTGCAGGGAGCGGAGCAATCATCTACTTTGAATTTGAGGATACCAATCTGGACCTCGTCAAAAGGTGCCAAGGCAACACTAAATGCTCAGAATCTCGACCTACCAGCTCCTGGTGCGGAATATAATCATAATTTGCTGCTCTCTTTTTTTATAAGATCTTcagtttttctaaaatgttaaTTCTTTCTTATGTGCATTGCATTTCAATTCAGGTAGCTTCTTACAGGTGAAATGGAGTGGTGGCGATAAACTGACACTTAATTTGCCAATTAGTATAAGAACTGAGCAAATTAAAGGTATATTCATTAGATGATGAATTCCTAGTTCCCTGTATATGCAAAATGATGTGTTTCACTTATTTTGTATAATCTGCAAAATAACCATCAATAACATGAAGGTTG
The Gossypium hirsutum isolate 1008001.06 chromosome A07, Gossypium_hirsutum_v2.1, whole genome shotgun sequence genome window above contains:
- the LOC107953094 gene encoding uncharacterized protein; this translates as MKGSTLFQVLAILSVIGSVLSKECTNTPTQLSSHTFRYQLLKSHNETWKQEMFAHYHLIPTDDSAWSDLLPRKILRQEADELSWSMMYKKMKNPGSFKVGGDFLKEISLHDVRLDSDSIQGRAQETNLKYLLMLDVDNLVWSFRKTANLPTPGKPYGGWEAPDIELRGHFVGHYLSATAQMWASTHNDTLKEKMSAVVSALSACQKKMGTGYLSAFPSELFDRFEAIKPVWAPYYTIHKILAGLLDQYTFANDAQALVMTTWMVEYFYNRVQNVIRTHTVERHWLSLNEETGGMNDVLYRLFAITGNPKHLFLAHLFDKPCFLGLLAVQADDISGFHANTHIPIVIGSQMRYEVTGDPLYKTISAFFMDIVNSSHSYATGGTSVSEFWSDPKRLASTLQTENEESCTTYNMLKVSRHLFRWTKEVAYADYYERALTNGVLGIQRGTEPGVMIYMLPQGRGVSKAVSYHKWGTPFNSFWCCYGTGIESFSKLGDSIYFEEEGSVPSLYIIQYVSSTLDWKSGKIVLNQKVDPVVSSDPYLHVTLTSSSKEGAEQSSTLNLRIPIWTSSKGAKATLNAQNLDLPAPGSFLQVKWSGGDKLTLNLPISIRTEQIKDDRPEYASVRAILYGPYLLSGYSSGDWDIKTGSTGSDADWISPVPASYNNHLVTFSQESSESTFVLTNMNQSIRMEKFPKAGTDAAIRATFRLIFDDTSEKISSIEEAIGKTVMLESFDFPGMVLVPQGTENNLVVTDPPNDTATSSFGIVHGLDGKDNSVSLESVTQKGCYIYSGVNYSSSIGMKLSCNSSSSSSEAGFSQATSFTMNNGLSAYHPISFVAKGRNRNYLMVPLQSIRDESYSVYFNMQP